Proteins from one Desmodus rotundus isolate HL8 chromosome 9, HLdesRot8A.1, whole genome shotgun sequence genomic window:
- the APC2 gene encoding adenomatous polyposis coli protein 2 isoform X1, with product MGLLGLLSSLHSAFFRDQALQELKMTSSMASYEQLVRQVEALKAENNHLRQELRDNSSHLSKLETETSGMKEVLKHLQCKLEQEARVLVSSGQTEVLEQLKALQMDITSLYNLKFQPPALGPEPAARTPEGSPVHGSGTSKDSFGELSRATIRLLEELDRERCFLLNEIEKEEKEKLWYYSQLQGLSKRLDELPHVETQFSMQMDLIRQQLEFESQHIRSLMEERFGTSDEMVQRAQIRASRLEQIDKELLSAQDRVQQTEPQALLAVKSVPLDEDPETKVPMHPEDGAPQPGNSKVEVVFWLLSMLATRDQEDTARTLLAMSSSPESCVAMRRSGCLPLLLQILHGTEAGAGGRNGTPGVPGAKDARMHANAALHNIIFSQPDQGLARKEMRVLHVLEQIRAYCETSWDWLQAQDGESEGARVGHAPVPIEPQICQATCAVMKLSFDEEYRRAMNELGGLQAVAELLQVDYEMYKMTRDPLNLALRRYAGMTLTNLTFGDVANKATLCARRGSMEAIVAQLASESEDLQQVVSSILRNLSWRADINSKKVLREVGSMTALMQCVLRASKESTLKSVLSALWNLSAHSTENKAAICQVDGALGFLVSTLTYKCQSNSLAIIESGGGILRNVSSLIATREDYRQVLRDHNCLQTLLQHLTSHSLTIVSNACGTLWNLSARSPRDQELLWDLGAVAMLRNLVHSKHKMIAMGSAAALRNLLAHRPAKYQAAATAISPSTCVPSLYVRKQRALEAELDARHLAQALDHLEKQDLPEAEAEAASKKPLPPLRHLDGLAQDYASDSGCFDDDDVPSLAAVAATAEPASPTVLSLFLGSSFLQGQALARAPPAHRSGLEVEKEASGEASLAARAKAKLALAVARIDRLVEDISALHTSSDDSFSLSSGDPGQEVPREGRAQSYSPCWGPEGGHREAGSRAHPLLRLKAAHASLSNDSLNSGSTSDGHCPRDHTRPCPLASLAEHREGPPCGQVRPSQLDLNLLDGQAKPAAREAAATDACVRTIKLSPTYQHVPLLEDTAKAGVGLLVSGNRKQAWLPAEGVSKVAEKLVVEAAPLCLSRCSSLSSLSSVGRPGPSEAGDLNDSDSSLEGLEEASPSEAELDQAWHGPGDTSLPMAIPAPPPGRTLGVEDATPSSSSENCVQETPLVLSRCSSVSSLGSFESPSIASSIPSDPCSGLGSGTVSPSELPDSPGQTMPPSRSKTPPLAPPPPGERETTQFSLQWESYVKRFLDIADCRERCWLPSELDAGSVRFTVEKPDENFSCASSLSALALHEHYVQKDVELRLLPPACSDLGGGGGPSQHFAGHRRRDEASGRLEGPPATSQELEMLRDCLGTAMPTRLCKVASALVPGRCALPVPVYMLVPAPAREDNSYTDLAEGTPVNFSVDSLSNETLQGPPRKLPSGHGDRQKPGGREAPARPTAAHRHRVRSVGRNTEPARGTGRRRAGLELSLRRPLRACVDRDSPQGGRTHEEGALQSLCLTTPTEETVYCFYSNGSDEEPSTTAVVAPSLWAPAIPQAGKRERLAGRKKAQAVPKATMPARAQPSLIADETPPCYSLSSSTSSLSEPEPEAGRLQAREPVVTKDPGPGGRKDGHPSPRAKVELLRRCIGSAVPRRWPQASDPKCCKPQDAQLDERPAEGTQEHSEEAAGSDHASDLDSVEWRAIQEGANSIVTWLHQAAVADTQEASSESDSLLSFMSGLSVGSTLQPSPHRKGRRPRAEGQVSSATRPEKRDMTLAQRSSSPCLPCGPQKLRGAQKTMPGVPAMLRGRTVIYVPSPASRAQPKGTPGPCTTPRKIGPPSPAQPAAPTKALGPGQQRSRSLHRPGKISELAALSPPQRSATPPARLTKTPSSSSSQTSRASQPLPRKSLPASHASRPLPSPGASRVPKTPMRTLLAKQHKTQKSPVRIPFMQKPTRRGPPPLARAIPEPGPRGQVGPKGCPSARGGRLGLVRVASARSSGSESSNCSGFRRQLTFIKESPGLLHRRHLELSTAEATTSASQGSSPRRSRPTLPTVFLCSSRCKELREPPPQALVQRPLAAQPGHGERPPRRTSSESPSRLPIRKQANQPEVVKRYASLPHISMTRRPEGAAPGPKADDAHQSSNGEARPLPRVASPGTTWRRIRDEDVPHILRSTLPATALPLIGTSPEECPGGPPQRKTSDAVVQTEDFSTTKTNSSTSPSLESRGPPQAPAGRPASFLSSDVDRPGPAKGPTLAPFIHEGLGVAVGGFAASRHGSPSRSARVPPFNYVPSPMVVATTDSAVEKAPAPTDLLE from the exons GCATTGCAGGAGCTGAAGATGACAAGCTCCATGGCATCCTATGAGCAGCTGGTACGGCAGGTGGAGGCCTTGAAGGCCGAGAACAATCACCTGAGACAGGAGCTTCGAGACAACTCAAGCCACCTGTCTAAGCTGGAGACGGAGACATCTGGCAtgaag GAGGTCCTGAAGCACTTACAATGCAAGCTGGAGCAGGAGGCCCGAGTGCTGGTGTCCTCAGGGCAGACTGAGGTGCTGGAGCAGTTGAAAG CCCTGCAGATGGATATCACCAGTCTGTACAACCTAAAGTTCCAgccccctgctctgggccctgagCCTGCTGCCCGTACCCCTGAGGGTAGCCCGGTACATGGCTCCGGGACCTCCAAGGACAGCTTTGGGGAGTTGAGCCGGGCTACCATCCGGCTGCTGGAGGAACTGGACAGGGAACG GTGTTTCCTGCTGAATGagattgagaaggaagaaaaggagaagctcTGGTACTACTCGCAGTTGCAAGGCCTGTCCAAACGCCTAGATGAGCTCCCGCACGTGGAAACT CAGTTCTCCATGCAGATGGACCTGATCCGGCAGCAGCTTGAGTTCGAATCCCAGCACATCCGTTCGCTAATGGAGGAACGATTTGGCACCTCTGACGAGATGGTGCAGCGGGCGCAG ATCCGCGCTTCACGCCTAGAGCAGATTGACAAGGAGCTACTGTCTGCACAGGACCGTGTGCAGCAGACGGAGCCCCAG GCCCTGCTGGCAGTAAAGTCAGTGCCACTGGATGAGGACCCTGAGACTAAGGTCCCCATGCACCCGGAGGATGGCGCCCCTCAGCCAGGCAACAGCAAG GTGGAAGTGGTCTTCTGGCTGCTGTCAATGCTGGCGACGCGGGACCAGGAGGACACAGCTCGCACACTGCTCGCCATGTCCAGCTCTCCTGAGAGCTGTGTAGCCATGCGCCGCTCAGGctgcctgcctctgctgctgcagATCCTTCATGGcacagaggctggggctgggggtcgAAATGGGACCCCTGGAGTGCCTGGAGCCAAGGACGCACGCATGCATGCCAATGCAGCGCTACACAACATCATCTTCTCCCAGCCAGACCAGGGACTGGCGCGCAAGGAGATGCGTGTCCTGCACGTGCTGGAGCAGATCCGTGCCTACTGTGAGACCAGCTGGGACTGGCTGCAGGCCCAGGATGGAGAGTCCGAGGGAGCCAGGGTGGGCCACG CCCCAGTCCCCATTGAGCCTCAGATCTGCCAGGCCACCTGCGCGGTGATGAAGCTGTCCTTCGATGAGGAATACCGCCGTGCCATGAATGAGCTGG GTGGGCTGCAGGCTGTGGCAGAGCTACTACAGGTGGACTATGAGATGTACAAGATGACCCGGGACCCGCTGAACCTTGCCCTGCGCAGATATGCTGGCATGACCCTCACCAACCTCACCTTCGGGGATGTTGCCAATaag GCCACACTGTGTGCCCGGCGGGGCAGCATGGAGGCCATCGTGGCCCAGCTGGCTTCGGAGAGTGAGGATCTCCAGCAG GTGGTATCTAGCATCTTGCGCAACCTGTCCTGGCGGGCTGACATCAACAGCAAGAAGGTACTGAGGGAGGTCGGCAGCATGACCGCCCTGATGCAATGTGTCCTGCGAGCCTCCAAG GAGTCCACCCTGAAAAGTGTGCTCAGCGCCCTGTGGAACCTCTCAGCGCACAGTACAGAGAACAAAGCAGCCATCTGCCAGGTGGATGGTGCCCTGGGCTTCCTGGTGAGCACGCTGACTTACAAGTGCCAGAGCAACTCGCTGGCCATCATTGAGAGCGGCGGGGGCATCCTGCGCAATGTGTCCAGCCTCATCGCCACCCGCGAGGACTATAG GCAGGTGTTGCGGGACCACAACTGCCTGCAGACGCTGCTGCAGCACCTGACGTCACACAGCCTGACCATCGTGAGCAATGCCTGTGGCACGCTCTGGAACCTGTCTGCTCGAAGTCCACGTGACCAGGAGCTGCTGTGGGACCTGGGCGCTGTGGCCATGCTGCGAAACCTTGTGCACTCCAAGCACAAAATGATTGCTATGGGTAGTGCTGCTGCCCTGCGCAACCTGCTGGCCCACCGGCCTGCCAAGTACCAGGCGGCGGCCACTGCCATCTCCCCTAGCACCTGTGTGCCCAGCCTATACGTGCGCAAGCAGCGGGCCTTGGAGGCTGAGTTGGACGCGCGGCACCTGGCCCAGGCACTCGACCACCTGGAGAAGCAGGACCTgcctgaggctgaggctgaggctgcctCCAAGAAGCCACTACCACCCCTGCGGCACCTGGATGGGCTGGCCCAGGACTATGCCTCGGACTCGGGCTGCTTCGATGACGATGACGTgccctccctggctgctgtggctgccaCTGCCGAGCCTGCGAGCCCCACTGTGCTGTCCCTCTTTCTGGGCAGCTCCTTCCTGCAAGGCCAGGCCCTGGCCCGTGCCCCACCTGCCCACCGCAGTGGCCTGGAAGTGGAGAAGGAGGCCAGTGGGGAGGCATCTTTGGCAGCCAGGGCCAAGGCCAAGCTGGCGCTGGCAGTGGCACGGATTGATCGGCTGGTGGAGGATATCTCAGCCCTGCACACATCATCTGATGACAGCTTCAGCCTCAGCTCTGGGGACCCTGGGCAGGAGGTGCCAAGGGAGGGCCGAGCCCAGTCTTACTCTCCTTGCTGGGGGCCTGAGGGAGGGCACCGGGAGGCTGGCAGCAGAGCTCATCCACTGCTGCGGCTGAAGGCAGCCCATGCCAGCCTCTCCAATGACAGCCTTAATAGTGGCAGCACCAGCGATGGGCACTGTCCCCGTGACCACACGCGGCCTTGCCCATTGGCCTCGCTGGCAGAGCACCGAGAGGGGCCGCCGTGTGGCCAGGTGCGGCCCAGCCAGCTTGACCTCAACCTACTGGATGGCCAGGCTAAGCCAGCAGCCCGGGAGGCTGCAGCCACTGATGCATGTGTGCGCACCATCAAACTGTCACCCACCTACCAGCATGTGCCACTGCTTGAGGACACAGCCAAGGCTGGTGTGGGGCTCCTGGTCTCTGGGAACAGGAAGCAGGCCTGGTTGCCTGCAGAGGGCGTGAGCAAAGTGGCTGAGAAGCTGGTGGTGGAGGCGGCACCACTCTGCCTGTCCCGTTGTAgctccctgtcctcactgtcctcGGTTGGCCGCCCGGGCCCCAGCGAGGCAGGGGACCTTAATGACAGTGACTCGTccctggaggggctggaggaggctaGCCCCAGCGAGGCAGAGCTGGACCAGGCCTGGCATGGGCCAGGGGATACCTCCCTGCCCATGGCTATCCCTGCGCCACCTCCAGGCCGGACCCTGGGGGTGGAGGATGCCACACCATCTAGCTCCTCAGAGAACTGTGTGCAGGAGACACCACTGGTGCTGAGCCGCTGCAGCTCAGTGAGCTCGCTGGGAAGCTTTGAGAGCCCGTCCATTGCCAGCTCAATCCCTAGTGACCCCTGCAGTGGGCTGGGCAGTGGCACAGTCAGCCCCAGCGAGCTGCCCGACAGCCCCGGGCAGACCATGCCACCGAGCCGCAGCAAGACACCACCACTGGCCCCCCCGCCTCCGGGTGAGCGTGAGACCACCCAATTCAGCCTGCAATGGGAAAGCTATGTGAAGCGTTTCCTGGACATCGCCGACTGCCGGGAGCGTTGCTGGCTGCCCTCTGAGCTGGATGCTGGCAGTGTGCGCTTCACTGTAGAAAAGCCTGATGAAAACTTCTCCTGTGCCTCCAGCCTCAGCGCACTGGCCCTGCACGAGCACTATGTTCAGAAGGACGTTGAGCTGCGACTGCTGCCTCCGGCCTGCTCGGATCTTGGTGGTGGCGGTGGCCCCAGCCAGCACTTTGCTGGACACCGCCGGCGAGATGAGGCCAGTGGTCGCCTTGAGGGGCCACCTGCCACCAGTCAGGAGCTGGAGATGCTGCGGGATTGCCTGGGCACAGCCATGCCTACCCGACTCTGCAAAGTGGCCTCAGCACTGGTGCCTGGCCGCTGCGCACTGCCTGTGCCCGTCTACATGCTGGTGCCTGCCCCGGCCCGGGAGGACAACTCATACACTGACCTGGCTGAGGGCACGCCAGTCAACTTCAGTGTGGACTCACTCAGCAATGAGACATTGCAAGGACCTCCCAGGAAACTGCCCAGTGGGCATGGGGATAGGCAGAAGCCAGGAGGCCGAGAGGCTCCTGCCAGGCCAACTGCTGCACATCGGCACAGGGTTAGGAGTGTGGGCCGCAACACGGAGCCAGCCCGGGGGACAGGCAGGAGGCGAGCAGGGCTGGAGCTGTCCCTCCGAAGGCCCCTGAGAGCTTGTGTGGACAGGGACAGCCCCCAGGGGGGCCGAACCCATGAGGAGGGGGCACTGCAGTCCCTGTGCCTCACCACACCCACCGAGGAAACTGTGTACTGCTTCTATAGTAATGGCTCGGATGAGGAGCCGTCCACAACAGCGGTGGTGGCACCCTCCCTGTGGGCGCCCGCTATTCCCCAGGCAGGGAAGAGGGAGCGCCTGGCTGGCAGGAAGAAGGCACAGGCTGTGCCCAAGGCCACAATGCCTGCCcgggcccagcccagcctcatTGCTGATGAGACACCACCATGCTACTCCCTAAGCTCCTCCACCAGCTCCCTCAGTGAACCTGAGCCCGAAGCAGGCAGGCTCCAAGCCCGTGAGCCAGTGGTCACCAAGGATCCAGGCCCTGGAGGCAGGAAAGATGGCCACCCCAGTCCTCGGGCCAAAGTGGAGCTACTGCGGCGCTGCATTGGCTCAGCTGTGCCTAGGCGCTGGCCGCAGGCATCAGATCCAAAGTGTTGCAAGCCCCAAGATGCCCAGCTGGATGAACGGCCAGCAGAGGGGACCCAGGAGCACAGTGAGGAGGCAGCAGGGTCAGACCATGCCTCAGACCTGGACAGCGTCGAGTGGCGCGCCATCCAGGAGGGTGCCAACTCCATTGTCACCTGGCTGCACCAGGCAGCAGTGGCAGACACCCAAGAGGCATCATCTGAGTCTGACTCTCTCCTGTCCTTTATGTCAGGGTTGTCCGTGGGCTCCACCCtgcagccctccccacacaggaaAGGGCGGCGACCACGGGCAGAGGGACAGGTAAGCAGTGCCACTCGGCCAGAGAAACGAGATATGACCCTGGCCCAGCGCAGCAGCAGCCCCTGCTTGCCCTGCGGCCCGCAGAAGCTGCGTGGTGCTCAGAAGACCATGCCTGGGGTGCCAGCCATGCTCCGAGGAAGGACAGTGATCTACGTGCCCAGCCCGGCCAGCCGGGCCCAGCCCAAAGGCACCCCTGGTCCCTGCACCACACCGAGGAAGATAGGACCCCCGAGCCCTGCACAGCCAGCAGCTCCCACCAAAGCCCTGGGCCCCGGGCAGCAGCGGTCTAGGAGCCTGCACAGGCCCGGCAAGATCTCAGAGCTTGCTGCCCTAAGCCCCCCACAGAGGAGTGCCACTCCACCAGCCCGCCTCACTAAGACTCCTTCATCCAGTTCCTCCCAGACCTCCCGTGCCTCCCAGCCCTTGCCTAGGAAGTCACTCCCGGCTTCCCATGCTTCAagacccctgcccagccctggggcctcccGGGTGCCCAAGACACCCATGAGGACCCTGCTGGCCAAGCAGCACAAAACGCAGAAGTCGCCTGTGCGGATCCCCTTCATGCAGAAGCCCACCAGACGGGGACCACcacccctggccagggcaatcccagagccaggccccaggggTCAGGTGGGGCCCAAGGGGTGCCCAAGTGCCCGAGGGGGCCGCCTGGGGCTGGTGCGAGTGGCCTCAGCCCGATCCAGTGGCAGCGAGTCCTCCAACTGCTCGGGTTTCCGAAGGCAGCTGACCTTCATCAAGGAATCTCCGGGCCTGCTGCACCGACGCCATTTAGAACTGTCCACTGCTGAAGccaccacctctgcctcccagggCAGCTCACCCCGCCGCAGCCGGCCCACACTGCCTACCGTCTTCCTCTGCTCCTCCCGCTGCAAGGAACTGCGGGAACCCCCACCACAGGCCCTGGTCCAACGGCCCCTCGCAGCTCAGCCAGGCCATGGTGAGCGGCCACCAAGGCGCACTAGCTCTGAGAGCCCATCCCGTCTGCCCATCCGCAAGCAAGCCAACCAGCCAGAGGTGGTCAAGCGCTATGCCTCTCTGCCCCATATCAGCATGACCAGAAGGCCTGAGGGTGCTGCCCCTGGTCCCAAAGCCGATGATGCCCACCAAAGCAGCAATGGGGAGGCCCGACCTCTGCCCAGGG